One Agelaius phoeniceus isolate bAgePho1 chromosome 7, bAgePho1.hap1, whole genome shotgun sequence DNA segment encodes these proteins:
- the KLHL23 gene encoding kelch-like protein 23 gives MAAAGQEEYAYLYKDSAHPAGFLEAFRAFYLDGLFTDITLQCASGVIFHCHRAALAACSSYFKAMFTADMKEKSKNQINLPGLSHAVLEALVNYAYTSQIQITKRNVQSLLQAADLLQFVSVKKACEQFLVRHLDTDNCIGMHSFAEYHDCSELEKESRRILLWQFEEVWKQEEFLDIGKEKLSYILSRENLNVQKEEAAIEAVIKWVTHNVEGRIEDICEVLSCIKLDLDNVYLRSALSLQKKCRLNDSKIRSLIYNALNLNPKGLSRRSTAAMYVIGGYYWHPLSEVHVWDPLTDAWVQGTEMPDHTRESYGVTSLGPDIYVTGGYRTESIEALDTVWIYNSERDEWTEGCPMLDARYYHCAVSLSGCVYALGGYRKGAPVQEAEFYDPLIQKWLPIANMIKGVGNATACVLHEVIYVAGGHYGYRGSCTYDKIQRYHSGSNEWSIVTTSPHPEYGLCSITLQNKIYFVGGQTTITDCYDPEQNEWKQMAHMMERRMECGTVVMNGCIYVTGGYSYSKGTYLQSIEKYDPELNKWEAVGNLPSAMRSHGCVCVYNV, from the exons ATGGCCGCGGCCGGGCAGGAGGAGTACGCGTACCTCTACAAGGACTCCGCGCACCCCGCCGGCTTCTTGGAGGCGTTCCGGGCGTTTTACCTGGACGGGCTGTTCACCGACATCACCCTGCAGTGCGCCTCGGGGGTCATCTTCCACTGccacagagctgccctggcagcctgcagcagtTATTTTAAAGCCATGTTCACAGCCgatatgaaagaaaaatccaaaaatcaGATCAACCTTCCCGGGCTCAGCCATGCAGTACTGGAAGCTCTCGTGAATTATGCATACACATCACAGATCCAGATAACAAAGAGAAATGTCCAAAGCCTACTCCAGGCTGCAGACCTGCTCCAGTTCGTGTCAGTAAAGAAAGCCTGTGAGCAGTTTCTGGTAAGGCACTTAGATACTGACAACTGCATTGGGATGCACTCCTTTGCCGAATATCACGATTGCtcagagctggagaaagagtCCAGAAGGATATTGTTATGGCAGTTTGAAGAAGTGTGGAAGCAGGAAGAGTTTCTGGACATTGGCAAGGAGAAGCTCTCTTATATTCTCTCCAGGGAGAATCTCAATGTTCAGAAAGAAGAGGCAGCCATTGAGGCTGTCATTAAGTGGGTGACACACAACGTGGAAGGAAGAATTGAAGACATCTGTGAAGTGCTGAGCTGCATCAAATTAGACTTAGATAATGTGTACTTAAGGTCAGCTTTAAGCCTGCAAAAAAAATGCCGACTCAATGACAGTAAGATAAGGTCACTCATATATAATGCCCTGAACCTCAATCCCAAAGGTCTTTCCAGAAGATCCACAGCAGCCATGTATGTAATTGGAGGATATTATTGGCATCCCTTATCAGAAGTGCATGTTTGGGATCCTTTAACTGATGCATGGGTCCAGGGAACAGAGATGCCAGATCACACCAGAGAGAGCTATGGGGTCACCAGTTTGGGACCAGACATATATGTAACAGGAGGTTACAGAACAGAGAGCATTGAAGCTCTTGACACCGTGTGGATATATAACAGCGAGAGAGATGAGTGGACAGAAGGCTGCCCCATGCTCGATGCCAGGTATTACCACTGCGCCGTGTCCTTGAGTGGCTGCGTTTATGCTTTGGGAGGGTACCGAAAGGGAGCTCCAGTCCAAGAAGCTGAGTTTTATGATCCTTTAATACAGAAATGGCTTCCCATTGCAAACATGATCAAAG GAGTTGGAAATGCCACTGCCTGTGTCCTGCATGAAGTCATCTATGTCGCTGGAGGTCACTATGGGTACAGGGGAAGCTGCACCTACGATAAAATCCAGAGATACCATTCAGGTAGCAATGAGTGGAGTATAGTCACCACAAGTCCACATCCAG AATATGGATTGTGTTCAATTACGTTACAAAACAAGATCTATTTTGTGGGTGGACAGACCACGATCACTGACTGCTATGACCCAGAGCAAAATGAGTGGAAGCAGATGGCTCACATGATGGAGAGAAGGATGGAGTGTGGCACGGTGGTCATGAACGGATGCATCTATGTAACAGGAGGATATTCCTATTCCAAAGGAACATACCTGCAGAGCATTGAGAAGTATGACCCTGAACTGAACAAATGGGAAGCAGTGGGTAATCTTCCCAGTGCTATGCGGTCAcatggctgtgtctgtgtgtataaTGTGTAA
- the PHOSPHO2 gene encoding pyridoxal phosphate phosphatase PHOSPHO2 isoform X1 — translation MLMEKLVSAQTDAMKFLLVFDFDHTIIDENSDTWIVKCAPERKLPNGLRNSYQPGHWTEYMGRVFVYLGDNGVKEDEMKRTMTTIPFTAGMIDLLGFIGENKELFDCIIVSDSNTVFIDWILKAADFHKVFDEVFTNPAAFSSTGYLTVQHFHAHHCAKCPKNLCKRKVLKEFLDKQLERGVSYTQIIYIGDGGNDLCPVMFLKKNDIAMPRQGYTLEKRISQLAQSLSPVQCSVLVWSSAIDIMSYLKLLIKE, via the exons ATGCTGATGGAGAAATTAGTGTCTGCTCAAACTGATG CTATGAAATTTCTGTTGGTTTTTGATTTTGACCATACAATCATAGATGAAAATAGTGACACCTGGATTGTGAAATGTGCTCCTGAAAGAAAACTTCCTAATGGATTAAGAAACTCTTACCAACCAGGACATTGGACAGAATATATGGGCAGAGTCTTTGTCTACTTGGGAGACAATGGTGTCAAAGAAGATGAGATGAAAAGAACTATGACAACAATTCCTTTCACTGCGGGAATGATAGATCTTCTGGGATTTATTGGCGAGAACAAGGAGTTGTTTGATTGTATAATTGTTTCAGATTCTAATACAGTATTTATTGACTGGATTTTGAAAGCTGCTGACTTCCATAAAGTGTTTGATGAAGTGTTTACAAACCCTGCAGCATTCAGCAGTACTGGCTATCTTACTGTACAGCACTTCCATGCTCACCATTGTGCAAAATGCCCTAAAAACCTTTGCAAAAGGaaagttttaaaagaatttCTAGATAAACAGTTGGAGAGAGGAGTGAGTTATACACAAATTATATATATAGGTGATGGTGGGAATGACTTATGTCCAGTAATGTTTTTGAAGAAGAATGATATTGCTATGCCCAGGCAGGGGTATACCTTGGAGAAAAGGATTTCTCAACTGGCCCAAAGTCTCAGTCCTGTACAGTGTTCTGTTCTGGTTTGGTCATCTGCAATCGACATTATGTCTTACCTGAAATTACTTATAAAGGAATGA
- the PHOSPHO2 gene encoding pyridoxal phosphate phosphatase PHOSPHO2 isoform X2, which produces MKFLLVFDFDHTIIDENSDTWIVKCAPERKLPNGLRNSYQPGHWTEYMGRVFVYLGDNGVKEDEMKRTMTTIPFTAGMIDLLGFIGENKELFDCIIVSDSNTVFIDWILKAADFHKVFDEVFTNPAAFSSTGYLTVQHFHAHHCAKCPKNLCKRKVLKEFLDKQLERGVSYTQIIYIGDGGNDLCPVMFLKKNDIAMPRQGYTLEKRISQLAQSLSPVQCSVLVWSSAIDIMSYLKLLIKE; this is translated from the coding sequence ATGAAATTTCTGTTGGTTTTTGATTTTGACCATACAATCATAGATGAAAATAGTGACACCTGGATTGTGAAATGTGCTCCTGAAAGAAAACTTCCTAATGGATTAAGAAACTCTTACCAACCAGGACATTGGACAGAATATATGGGCAGAGTCTTTGTCTACTTGGGAGACAATGGTGTCAAAGAAGATGAGATGAAAAGAACTATGACAACAATTCCTTTCACTGCGGGAATGATAGATCTTCTGGGATTTATTGGCGAGAACAAGGAGTTGTTTGATTGTATAATTGTTTCAGATTCTAATACAGTATTTATTGACTGGATTTTGAAAGCTGCTGACTTCCATAAAGTGTTTGATGAAGTGTTTACAAACCCTGCAGCATTCAGCAGTACTGGCTATCTTACTGTACAGCACTTCCATGCTCACCATTGTGCAAAATGCCCTAAAAACCTTTGCAAAAGGaaagttttaaaagaatttCTAGATAAACAGTTGGAGAGAGGAGTGAGTTATACACAAATTATATATATAGGTGATGGTGGGAATGACTTATGTCCAGTAATGTTTTTGAAGAAGAATGATATTGCTATGCCCAGGCAGGGGTATACCTTGGAGAAAAGGATTTCTCAACTGGCCCAAAGTCTCAGTCCTGTACAGTGTTCTGTTCTGGTTTGGTCATCTGCAATCGACATTATGTCTTACCTGAAATTACTTATAAAGGAATGA
- the CFAP210 gene encoding cilia- and flagella- associated protein 210: protein MAAATAGRRRRRGAPHHWKEKNILDEYFLRKERDLRQVIVLPKAQWERIQGSIREAPHIDEKKEQEEVDLDSKAAGKEDPRNATLNLIKQKLQAKKLREEKEEEERKLLDLEEAKFQAAKRKEVIDRAKTYLCYQEDRMRQFHSALLLTKVLKERDAQVEFLKSRLVDSKKKDYEEEQRRFKEYILSEQEKAHQHYMNKQALCKDQLQQIKEREHLADLAKEEKKREEEEIQRSIQLYQLETQRKKEKEHEEKLARRKLYHVYVNDQKIIKAIEEQNQMEEDERIRAHFKAKEIIARMRKKKEAEMRRQVQEQRDKIISQLAEQMSEALRKEDGRLARDAARIEAEEEKKCKEKEAKQKAALESIAEHRATVMKLKEEKERQEKEEAEKERDRLMEKARIHLEMENKKKHGRDEANREVQKIQLQQMAEKQARKEQEKQADLDYNAQREAIALYKEQEFQKYAKELIETESKTTHHLYPLLKACENGRGLGHRPFF from the exons ATGGCGGCGGCtacggcggggcggcggcggcggcgcggcgccC CACATCattggaaagaaaagaatattCTAGATGAGTATTTCCTTCGAAAAGAAAGAGATCTTCGTCAGGTCATTGTATTGCCAAAAGCACAATGGGAAAGGATTCAAGGCAGCATTAGAGAAGCACCACACATTGATGAGAAAAAAGAACAGGAAGAAGTGGACTTGGActccaaagctgctggaaaagaAGACCCGCGCAATGCCACTCTG AACCTGATAAAACAGAAACTTCAAGCCAAAAAATTACgtgaagaaaaggaagaggaagaaagaaagttACTTGATTTGGAAGAAGCAAAGTTCCAAGCGGCAAAACGGAAGGAGGTTATTGATCGTGCAAAAACCTACCTATGTTATCAGGAAGACAGAATGAGACAGTTCCAT AGTGCACTTCTACTTACTAAGGTCCTAAAAGAAAGAGATGCCCAAGTTGAATTTCTAAAGTCAAGATTAGTTGATAGCAAAAAGAAGGACTATGAAGAAGAGCAACGTCGATTTAAAGAATACATTCTCAGTGAGCAAGAAAAAGCACATCAGCATTATATGAATAAACAGGCACTATGCAAAGATCAGTTACAACA AATAAAGGAGCGTGAGCATCTGGCAGATCTGgccaaagaggaaaaaaaaagagaagaggaagaaatacAGAGATCAATCCAACTGTACCAACTGGAAactcagaggaaaaaagaaaaggaacacGAGGAAAAACTTGCACGCCGGAAGCTGTATCAT GTGTATGTAAATGACCAGAAAATAATCAAAGCAATAGAGGAACAAAACCAAATGGAAGAAGATGAGCGGATCAGAGCTCATTTCAAAGCAAAGGAAATTATTGCCCggatgagaaaaaagaaagaagctgAAATGCGTAG ACAGGTACAGGAACAACGGGACAAAATCATTAGTCAATTAGCTGAACAAATGAGTGAGGCATTAAGGAAGGAAGATGGTCGACTGGCTAGAGATGCTGCAAGAATAGaagctgaagaagaaaaaaaatgcaaagagaaagaagcaaaacaaaaggcTGCCCTTGAATCTATTGCTGAACACAGAGCCACTGTG ATGAAgttgaaagaggaaaaggagagacaggagaaagaagaggCTGAAAAAGAACGTGATAGGTTAATGGAAAAAGCCCGCATCCAccttgaaatggaaaacaaaaaaaaacatggACGAGATGAGGCAAACAGAGAAGTACAGAAAATTCAGCTCCAGCAAATG GCTGAAAAGCAGGCaagaaaagagcaggaaaagcaagCAGACTTGGACTACAATGCTCAGAGAGAGGCTATTGCACTTTATAAAGAGCAAGAGTTTCAGAAATATGCAAAGGAATTAATTGAAACAGAATCCAAGACGACACATCATCTTTATCCTCTTCTCAAAGCATGTGAAAATGGAAGGGGACTTGGACATAGGCCGTTTTTCtga